ACGGACAATGCCGTGCGCGATAACGAGATAGATCCCCGCTAGCCAAAACCACCACATACCCCCTGTAGGAGCGAGCCTGCCAGTCAATATCACTATTGAATGGCAGACTGCCCGCGCGAGCAGGCCCGCTTCCACATTTTTGGTGTGCGTTATTTCTGGAGCGCGGTGTTCAGGGGCAGGCGCGCCATGTTTTTTGCCTTCAACGAACCCAGGTACAACCAGTCCCCATACTCGCGTACTGTCGTGATCGGCGAGTAATTACCGGTGCTCGCATCCTGCAGGTTGGCAATCACCTTGCCGTCCAGGTCCAGACCCAGCGCAAAGGCGCGCTTTTCCACGGGTTTGGGCAGTACCGTCAATGCCCGAACAATCATTTTGCGCACGAACGGGTGCTGCGCCGTGGCGTCGAGCAGCGCATTACGCGGTGCGTAGAGCGCCACCCAGAAACGGTCGCGGCCATTGAACGCGAGGTTGTCCGGCAGCCCCGGCAGATTGTCGATAAATACATCGTGAGTTCCGGCATTCGGCCCGCTCAACCAGAAGCGGATGATGCGGTAAGCGCCGGTTTCGTTGACCAGCACAAAGCTGTCGTCCGGGCCCAGTGTCACGCCGTTGGCAAACTCCAGCGTGTCCAGCAACACCGTGGTCTTGCCGGTCTGGAAGTCGTAACGCAACAAACGGCCGTCGCCCCCGTGCTCGATGATTGCCTCGCCATCCTTGCCGTAGCCCCAGCGGCTTGAAGCGTCGCTGAAATAGGCGTAGTGCCCGGATTTATCGATGGCCACGTCATCGGTAAACCCGAAAGGCACGCCGCCGGCCGAGGTGGTCAGCGGGATCAACCGGCCCTGGGCATCCAGGGACAGCAAACCCTTCACGCCGTCAGCGATGACCAGCAACCCGTTAGGGTGCCGCGCCAGGCCCAGAGGCCGGCCGCCGGTATCGGCCAGCACTTTGGTGTCCTTGCCGTCGAGGCTGGTGCGGATCAGCCGGCCGTCGTGCAGCCCGGTGATGAGCACGTTATCTTCCAGCAGCAGCGCCTCGGGCCCTTCGATGTCCGCCGGGCCGACACGCTCCACCCCTTTGAGCCGCTGATTGTCGGCATACACCCCGCTGGTCAGGGAAGGCGCCGGCGGCGGTGTCCAGGCCACCGGCCGAACCTTGGTCGGGAACAACAATAGAAAAGCCCCCAGGACAATGATCAGCAGCGACAACAGATGGCGAAACCTGAAGGCGCTTCTCACACGCTGACTCCTGCCGGATTCAGGTTTTTCTGCGCCATGTCACGCAACGCCAGCATCGATGCTGCGGACTCACGCTCGATACGTCGCTTGAGCAGCAATCGATTAGTGATGCGCATCGCCAGGCCCGAGAATTGATACTCCAGGGTCCGTACAAAACGTGTGCCTTGGCCCTGCGCCTCACATTCGTAGGTCACGACCAGCGACAACCCGTGATCACCGCGCGCCCAGGCACTCCAGCGGCGTCCTGGCAGGTATTCGTTGACTTCCCAACTCAAGTGCCCCGCGCGCCCGCCGGCACTGATGTCCTCCTCGAACCGCAGGCCGGCATGCAGCGGCCCACCCTGGCCCTCGACCTTCAGGGACGAAGGATGCCACTCCGGCCAACGGGTGACGGTGCTGGCATAGGCGAGCACGTCAATCGGAGTTCCAGCGATAGCGATCTGGTGCTGCATGCGGGTCATGGTCGTACTCGTGAGGGGGGCAGGCACCGGCTCCCAGTACAGGGTGCCGAACAGGTAGTCCATCAGCGGAAAAACGATATTGAAATTGCGTTCCTGCATCAGCTCGCGGCGGTGATGCAGTTCATGCAGGCGGCGCATCTGGCGGATCCACGGCAGGCGCGTGACCGGGTTGTCCGGCGGTAAATGCTCGCAGGCATGGAACACCTCGTACATCAGGTACCCGAGGACCAGACAGCCACCAAACAATCCGGCGACGTTGGCATTGACCTGCTTGAACAGCCACCAGGCGGGCAGGGTGAAGACCACGGTGTGGATCACGATCAGCCAGGCTGGAAACAGAATCACCCGCCAGTCCCGGGCATTATCGTAGGTCATGTGGCCGGGGGCGAAAAAACTGTGATGGTCGCCGGCATGGCGGGCGTAGAACATCCGCGCGAAGCTCTTTTTGTGATGCCCCAAGTGCCGATGCACCAGGTACACGCCGAAGTTGAAGAACAACAGCGTCAACGGCACTGTCAGCCATTCCAGCGGCCGGACCTGATGCACAGTGCTCCAGAACCCTCCGATGGCCAGCACGCCGAACAGCAGCACAAAGACCCCGTGCAGCCAAGGGTTGTAGCGCGGATGGATGTCAGCGCGATAGCGATCGCGGAATGCCTGGGTGGTTTGCCTCACTGCGTTCACCTCTGCTTATTGTTATCACCAGCAGATTAGCTGATCTGCCCGCGCAAGCTTGAGCAAACCTGGATGACACAAGCGCCATGATCCGGTGTATTCAGGTCAGCGGATTCCAGCGCTGGGACCAGTCGTCGTCGATCTTGATCACTTCACGCAGTAAATCGAAGGCCCGTTGCAGGGTCGCCGAGTCGCGATCCCGCGAGTAAACCAGGTAGGTCGGGTAACTGAATTCCGGGGCTTTGGGCACGGGCTCCAGCACGCCGCTTTCGAGGTAGCTCTGCACCACGCGTGTACGGAAGTAGCCGCTGCCGCCGTTTTCCAGAATGTATTGCAAGGCCAGGGGGCCGAGGTTAAAGCTCAGGGCGGCCTTGGCTTTTTCCGGCAGGGCGGCATCGTGCTGGCGGCGGAAGTCCGGACCCCAGTCGATATACACATAAGGATCGGGCTGCCCGGCGAGGCGTACCAGGATGAGTTTTTCTTCGAGGATCTGCTCGACTTGCAGGCGCGGCCAATATTCGGGCTGATAAACCAGCGCCGCGTCCAGCACCCCCAGTTCCAGTTGGCGCAGCAGGGTCTCGCCGTCGCGGATTTCCATGCGCAAGGCGTGACTGGGAATCTTCTCGCGCAGTTCGCCGGCCCAACTGAGCATCAGCGGATTGCACAGACTGACCTCGCCGCCAATGTGCAGCACATCGCGGTAACCGTCGGGCAACGGCAAGTCCCGCCGCGCGGCTTCCCAGGTCTCGACCAGTTGATTGGCGTACACCACAAAGGCCTCGCCATTGGGGGTCAGCCGCGCGCCGGCACGGTTGCGCACGAATAACGTGCTGCCGAGCTGGCTCTCGAGTTTTTGCACGCGCGCCGTGATTGCGGTCTGGGTGACGTGAAGTTTTTCCGCCGCGGCAGCCAGGCTGCCGTGGCGAACAATTTCCAGAAAGGTGCGAGCGAGATCAATGTCCATGGGGCGGCCGGTGCGGGAGGTGCCGGCATTGTAAACGTATCTGCGGGGGCCGGCTTATGTAGCAGCGGCCAACGGCTGCGTCCGGCTGCGCTGGCGTGCCCACTGCGCCACCAGCCGCACCGGTGTGCCGCACGCCTTGCGCTTGAACACAAAATGTCGGCACTTCTCGGCGAACTGTTTGCGGTCGTGCACCATGTCCAGTTCCATCGCCGCCAGCTCGGCGTTTCTGCAGTGCTGCATGAGTTGCGTATCGAGCCGGCTCTTGCGCTCGCGCACAGCGGCATACGCCGGATCGGTCAGCGCATTGCCCGCCCGTTGCAACAACCACCGGCCGAACGCGTCCGGACAGCGTGGGCCGATTTCCTGAACCATGCCCAGTTGCATGGCATGCGTCGCGCTGACCGGCAGGCACTCCTCGCAAAGTTTTTCCGCCATCCGCGGACCGACGGCGCGGGGCAGGCTGTAGGTCCAGTATTCAGAGCCGTACAGCCCCATGGTTTTGTAGTGCGGGTTGAGGACGATATCCGCGCGGGCGAAGACAATATCTGCGGCCAGCGCCAGCATCACGCCGCCGGCCCCGGCACTGCCCGTCAGGCCGCTGACCACCAGTTGCCGGGCGCTGAGCATTTCTTCGCAGACGTCGTCGATCGCCTGGATATTGGCCCAGGCCTCCAGCCCCGGCGCCTCGGCAGCCTGGATCACGTTGAGGTGCACGCCATTGGAGAAACTGCCGCGCCCACCCTTGATCAGCAGCACCTGGGTATCTCGGGTCTTGGCCCAGCGCAGAGCGGTGACCAGTCGCTGGCATTGCTCGGTGCTCATGGCGCCGTTATAAAACTCGAAGGTGAGCTCGCCGACAGTCCCCGATTCACGGTAGCGGATCGGTTGATAGGTTTCGGTGTCAGGGGACGAGGCGATCGATCCGTGGAGGATGGGCACGTTATTCAGCTGAGCAGCGAGTACATGCCGGGCTGGACGTTTGAAGGTTTCTTCGCCCGGCCGGGGTTTGCGTCGCATCGAACCGATC
This region of Pseudomonas mandelii genomic DNA includes:
- a CDS encoding SRPBCC family protein translates to MRQTTQAFRDRYRADIHPRYNPWLHGVFVLLFGVLAIGGFWSTVHQVRPLEWLTVPLTLLFFNFGVYLVHRHLGHHKKSFARMFYARHAGDHHSFFAPGHMTYDNARDWRVILFPAWLIVIHTVVFTLPAWWLFKQVNANVAGLFGGCLVLGYLMYEVFHACEHLPPDNPVTRLPWIRQMRRLHELHHRRELMQERNFNIVFPLMDYLFGTLYWEPVPAPLTSTTMTRMQHQIAIAGTPIDVLAYASTVTRWPEWHPSSLKVEGQGGPLHAGLRFEEDISAGGRAGHLSWEVNEYLPGRRWSAWARGDHGLSLVVTYECEAQGQGTRFVRTLEYQFSGLAMRITNRLLLKRRIERESAASMLALRDMAQKNLNPAGVSV
- a CDS encoding LysR family transcriptional regulator, which codes for MDIDLARTFLEIVRHGSLAAAAEKLHVTQTAITARVQKLESQLGSTLFVRNRAGARLTPNGEAFVVYANQLVETWEAARRDLPLPDGYRDVLHIGGEVSLCNPLMLSWAGELREKIPSHALRMEIRDGETLLRQLELGVLDAALVYQPEYWPRLQVEQILEEKLILVRLAGQPDPYVYIDWGPDFRRQHDAALPEKAKAALSFNLGPLALQYILENGGSGYFRTRVVQSYLESGVLEPVPKAPEFSYPTYLVYSRDRDSATLQRAFDLLREVIKIDDDWSQRWNPLT
- a CDS encoding SMP-30/gluconolactonase/LRE family protein, which encodes MRSAFRFRHLLSLLIIVLGAFLLLFPTKVRPVAWTPPPAPSLTSGVYADNQRLKGVERVGPADIEGPEALLLEDNVLITGLHDGRLIRTSLDGKDTKVLADTGGRPLGLARHPNGLLVIADGVKGLLSLDAQGRLIPLTTSAGGVPFGFTDDVAIDKSGHYAYFSDASSRWGYGKDGEAIIEHGGDGRLLRYDFQTGKTTVLLDTLEFANGVTLGPDDSFVLVNETGAYRIIRFWLSGPNAGTHDVFIDNLPGLPDNLAFNGRDRFWVALYAPRNALLDATAQHPFVRKMIVRALTVLPKPVEKRAFALGLDLDGKVIANLQDASTGNYSPITTVREYGDWLYLGSLKAKNMARLPLNTALQK
- a CDS encoding hydrogenase maturation protein — its product is MRSLNIILLSSAFNGLSQRAWLELRELGHSPSVVLFTDEEAVCEQIEQSGADLVICPFLKDRVPQLLWSNRDRPVVIIHPGIVGDRGASALDWAITRELTRWGVTALQAVEDMDAGPVWSTCEFNLPQGLRKSELYNGPVSDAAIRCIRDVVDKFIDGYEPVPVEHHPRVMGHLQPNMNQADRTFGWHDCSRFIKRCIDAADGQPGVLASLAGGQYYVYDAHLDSRSGTPGDILAVRDDAVLVATGDHSVWIGSMRRKPRPGEETFKRPARHVLAAQLNNVPILHGSIASSPDTETYQPIRYRESGTVGELTFEFYNGAMSTEQCQRLVTALRWAKTRDTQVLLIKGGRGSFSNGVHLNVIQAAEAPGLEAWANIQAIDDVCEEMLSARQLVVSGLTGSAGAGGVMLALAADIVFARADIVLNPHYKTMGLYGSEYWTYSLPRAVGPRMAEKLCEECLPVSATHAMQLGMVQEIGPRCPDAFGRWLLQRAGNALTDPAYAAVRERKSRLDTQLMQHCRNAELAAMELDMVHDRKQFAEKCRHFVFKRKACGTPVRLVAQWARQRSRTQPLAAAT